In a genomic window of Prochlorococcus marinus subsp. marinus str. CCMP1375:
- the lptB gene encoding LPS export ABC transporter ATP-binding protein: MSLVLDQVSLMIQGKSLVSDICLQVNPGEIVGLLGPNGAGKTTTFNLSIGQLSPQEGNVLLDNRVVTNLSMTYRARFGIGYLPQEASVFRNLTVRENLDIALSQSFANSSQRTLRRNQIVDEFNLSPFLDRTGYKLSGGERRRCEVARALALGRSGPKYLLLDEPFAGVDPMAVVDLQNLVQKLRMAGMGILITDHNVRETLAITDRSYILSNGKILASGSSSEISNDPLVKTHYLGEGFQL; this comes from the coding sequence ATGAGTTTAGTACTAGATCAAGTGTCTTTGATGATTCAAGGGAAGTCCCTTGTTAGTGATATCTGTTTACAAGTTAACCCTGGGGAAATAGTAGGTCTCCTTGGGCCAAATGGAGCAGGTAAAACAACTACTTTCAACCTTTCTATTGGCCAGCTTTCCCCGCAAGAGGGAAATGTCCTTTTGGACAATAGAGTGGTGACAAATTTATCTATGACTTATAGAGCAAGGTTTGGCATTGGTTATCTCCCTCAAGAGGCAAGTGTTTTTAGAAATCTGACTGTTAGGGAAAATCTAGATATAGCGCTCTCGCAAAGTTTTGCGAATTCATCTCAACGTACATTACGCAGAAATCAAATTGTTGATGAATTTAATTTAAGTCCTTTTTTAGATCGTACCGGATATAAACTTTCAGGTGGAGAGAGACGTCGTTGTGAGGTCGCAAGAGCATTGGCCTTAGGACGTTCAGGTCCAAAATATTTGCTTCTTGATGAACCTTTTGCAGGTGTAGATCCTATGGCAGTTGTTGATCTTCAGAATTTAGTTCAGAAATTAAGAATGGCAGGAATGGGTATTTTGATAACTGATCACAATGTCCGTGAAACACTTGCAATTACAGACCGCTCATACATCCTAAGTAATGGAAAGATTTTGGCATCAGGATCTTCTTCAGAAATTTCTAACGATCCCTTAGTAAAAACTCACTATTTAGGAGAGGGTTTTCAGCTTTGA
- a CDS encoding LptF/LptG family permease, with amino-acid sequence MIPLLDRWLFRELLPPFFFAISAFTVVSLSVGVMFDLVRKIVESGLALKFALQVFFLKLPSFLVISFPMAILMATLLTFSRLSSNSEVKALKSIGISTKRMIVAAITLGLLMTGITFIFNDLIVPSANKSAEATLRRGLGVSMHSDYVTDIMYSRFGKIVDPSSNISRDGMTHLFYAKEFQNKTMIDVTLLDFSRLGYKQMLVAKKGYWNNLEANWEFHDGNILTIAPNGGSTSISFENYVYPLDSGPKKIAKIPKDANYMTLSDAYKAKDLYKLSGNLKEVRRMEVRIQEKFTLPMACVVFSLIGSSLACSPNTRSTQGQGFALSIVLILAYYILSFVFSSLGVSGALSPFVGAWSPVIISLSGGLYLLNKADD; translated from the coding sequence ATGATTCCACTTTTGGATCGATGGTTGTTTAGAGAATTATTACCACCTTTCTTTTTTGCAATATCAGCCTTCACGGTTGTTTCTTTATCAGTTGGAGTAATGTTTGATTTGGTAAGAAAGATTGTTGAATCAGGACTCGCTTTAAAGTTTGCATTGCAAGTTTTTTTCTTAAAGTTACCTAGTTTTCTTGTTATATCTTTTCCTATGGCCATTCTTATGGCAACATTATTAACTTTTAGCAGACTGTCATCAAATAGTGAAGTAAAGGCTCTTAAAAGTATTGGCATATCAACTAAACGAATGATTGTTGCTGCAATTACTTTAGGTCTTTTAATGACAGGAATTACATTTATATTTAATGATTTAATTGTACCTTCTGCAAATAAAAGTGCTGAAGCTACTTTGCGTAGAGGATTAGGTGTTTCAATGCATTCAGATTATGTAACTGATATTATGTATTCTCGTTTTGGTAAAATTGTTGATCCTTCTTCTAATATTTCAAGAGATGGAATGACGCATTTATTCTATGCAAAAGAATTTCAGAATAAAACAATGATTGATGTAACACTTTTAGATTTTTCTCGATTGGGTTATAAACAAATGTTAGTTGCGAAAAAGGGATACTGGAATAATTTAGAAGCTAATTGGGAATTTCATGATGGCAATATACTTACAATAGCCCCAAATGGAGGCTCAACTTCTATTAGTTTTGAAAATTATGTATATCCTTTAGATTCAGGCCCGAAAAAAATAGCTAAGATACCTAAAGATGCTAACTATATGACTCTTTCAGATGCATATAAAGCCAAAGATTTATATAAATTATCAGGCAACCTTAAAGAAGTTAGAAGAATGGAAGTACGTATACAAGAAAAATTTACACTACCCATGGCATGCGTTGTGTTTAGCTTGATTGGAAGTTCCCTTGCCTGTAGTCCTAATACACGATCAACTCAAGGGCAAGGCTTTGCGCTTAGTATTGTTTTAATATTAGCTTATTACATTCTAAGCTTTGTATTTAGCTCATTAGGAGTTTCTGGAGCATTGAGTCCATTCGTTGGAGCATGGTCTCCAGTGATTATATCTCTTTCGGGAGGTCTTTATTTGCTTAATAAAGCAGATGATTAG
- the ccsB gene encoding c-type cytochrome biogenesis protein CcsB, producing the protein MINLFLYINGLDPVLTLGSLAFVLILISLPFSFWNVGENSNSSIVRILIASANILLAIQLVFRWIQSGHFPISNLYESLCFLTWGLTFIQLLIERTFPYPLIQAALTPISLLSIAFASFVLPDELKASSSLVPALKSNWLVMHVSVIMCSYAALLIGSLLSLVVLLSSSRETLQIRSNSMGIGGFKNKSENLNIVKSIDELIPITFSKSEELDNLSYRTITFGFLLLTFGLISGAVWANEAWGSWWSWDPKETWAFISWLIYAAYLHTRLSRGWQGKRPAIIAIIGLFIILICYIGVNFLGIGLHSYGWFL; encoded by the coding sequence ATGATTAATTTGTTTTTGTATATTAATGGTTTAGATCCTGTTCTGACTTTGGGATCTTTAGCATTTGTCTTGATTTTAATTTCTTTACCATTCTCTTTTTGGAATGTTGGCGAGAATTCAAATTCTTCCATTGTGAGAATATTAATAGCGTCTGCCAATATCCTACTTGCAATACAATTAGTTTTTCGCTGGATACAATCTGGACACTTCCCTATCAGTAATCTTTATGAATCGCTTTGCTTCCTTACCTGGGGGTTAACTTTTATACAACTTCTAATAGAAAGAACTTTTCCATATCCATTAATTCAAGCAGCACTTACACCTATATCTTTACTATCAATAGCTTTCGCTAGCTTTGTCTTACCAGATGAACTTAAAGCATCTTCTTCTTTAGTACCGGCTTTGAAATCTAATTGGTTAGTAATGCATGTAAGTGTGATTATGTGCAGTTATGCAGCATTGCTCATTGGTTCATTATTATCACTTGTAGTTCTTTTAAGTAGTAGTCGGGAAACATTACAGATCCGCAGCAATTCTATGGGAATTGGAGGCTTTAAAAATAAATCTGAGAATCTAAATATAGTTAAAAGTATAGACGAATTAATACCTATTACTTTTTCTAAATCGGAAGAATTAGACAATTTAAGTTATCGAACTATAACGTTTGGATTCCTTCTTCTTACTTTTGGTCTTATTAGCGGTGCTGTTTGGGCTAACGAGGCTTGGGGAAGCTGGTGGAGTTGGGATCCTAAGGAAACCTGGGCATTTATTTCATGGCTAATTTATGCAGCATATTTACATACAAGATTAAGTAGAGGATGGCAAGGTAAAAGACCCGCAATTATTGCAATTATAGGTTTATTTATAATATTAATATGTTATATAGGGGTTAACTTTCTGGGTATTGGATTACATAGCTATGGTTGGTTTCTTTAG
- the rpe gene encoding ribulose-phosphate 3-epimerase, whose amino-acid sequence MSSAFTSSNRPIQIIPSVLPADWANMGQCVKDLEEAGVDRIQFDVMDGNFVPNLTFGPEMISACRKYCNVPFETQLMVSQYNCETMLEAYVEASKGPNGEPGVVIAHVEANVHLHRILGKIRQLGGSPSVALNPHTPMEMVKDVLDMVDHVLVMTVNPGFGGQAYIPTMLNKIKSLREVIVENNYDIDIEVDGGIKADWTISQCCAAGANCFIAGSGMFAYPSLKEGCDALRSVAKDAQNGKLLEKS is encoded by the coding sequence ATGAGTTCAGCATTTACTTCATCAAATCGACCAATTCAGATCATTCCATCTGTTTTACCAGCTGACTGGGCAAACATGGGGCAATGCGTCAAAGACCTTGAAGAAGCTGGAGTGGATCGTATCCAATTTGATGTAATGGATGGGAATTTTGTTCCTAATCTGACTTTTGGACCAGAAATGATTTCAGCCTGCAGAAAATACTGCAACGTTCCATTTGAAACTCAACTAATGGTTAGTCAATATAACTGTGAAACTATGCTTGAAGCATATGTTGAAGCAAGCAAGGGACCTAATGGCGAGCCAGGGGTCGTTATTGCTCATGTGGAAGCAAATGTTCATTTGCACCGAATACTTGGAAAAATCCGTCAATTAGGTGGTTCTCCATCCGTAGCATTAAATCCTCATACTCCAATGGAGATGGTCAAAGATGTTCTGGACATGGTCGATCATGTTCTTGTAATGACAGTCAATCCAGGCTTTGGAGGTCAAGCTTATATACCTACAATGCTCAATAAAATTAAGAGTTTAAGAGAAGTAATTGTTGAAAATAACTATGATATAGATATCGAAGTAGATGGAGGGATTAAAGCTGACTGGACGATCTCACAGTGCTGTGCTGCAGGTGCTAATTGTTTCATTGCTGGCAGTGGTATGTTTGCCTATCCATCCTTAAAAGAAGGTTGTGATGCATTAAGATCAGTAGCCAAAGATGCTCAAAACGGGAAACTACTTGAAAAGAGCTAG
- the glpX gene encoding class II fructose-bisphosphatase — MDRTLIQEILEVVEQAAIASAELTGLGQKDEADAAAVEAMRKRMGSIQMQGRIVIGEGERDEAPMLYIGEEVGSGSGPGVDFAVDPCEGTNLCANNQRGSMAVLAASDRGGLFNAPDFYMKKLAAPPAAKGKVDIRKSATENINILSSCLGMAVSELTIVVMDRARHKDLIAEIRSTGARVQPISDGDVQAAIACGFAGTGTHCLMGIGAAPEGVISAAAMRALGGHFQGQLVYDPAIAMTKEWADYTKEGNIARLNEMGITDGDKIYEADELASGENVVFAGSGITDGLLFNGVKFEKDCTRTSSLVISTLDSTARFTNTVHIKDGAKSISLS; from the coding sequence GTGGACCGCACTCTCATTCAAGAAATTCTCGAAGTTGTCGAACAGGCAGCTATAGCCTCAGCCGAGCTAACAGGTTTAGGACAGAAAGACGAAGCTGATGCAGCTGCCGTAGAGGCTATGCGTAAAAGGATGGGATCCATTCAAATGCAGGGAAGGATAGTTATAGGAGAAGGCGAAAGAGATGAGGCTCCTATGCTTTATATAGGTGAAGAGGTTGGGAGTGGTTCAGGACCAGGAGTTGACTTTGCTGTAGATCCATGTGAAGGAACCAATCTTTGTGCTAATAATCAGCGAGGCTCTATGGCTGTATTGGCTGCTTCTGATCGTGGTGGTTTATTTAATGCACCAGATTTTTACATGAAGAAACTGGCAGCTCCTCCTGCTGCAAAAGGTAAAGTTGATATTAGGAAATCTGCTACAGAAAATATAAATATTCTTAGCAGTTGTCTTGGCATGGCTGTGAGTGAACTGACAATTGTAGTTATGGATAGAGCTAGGCATAAAGATTTAATAGCAGAAATCCGTTCTACTGGCGCAAGAGTTCAACCTATTTCAGATGGTGATGTTCAAGCTGCTATTGCATGTGGCTTTGCAGGCACAGGGACTCATTGTCTAATGGGAATTGGAGCTGCTCCAGAGGGGGTTATTTCGGCAGCAGCAATGCGAGCTCTAGGAGGCCATTTTCAAGGGCAGTTGGTTTACGATCCTGCAATAGCTATGACTAAAGAGTGGGCTGATTACACTAAAGAAGGAAATATTGCTCGACTCAATGAAATGGGGATAACAGATGGTGACAAGATTTATGAAGCAGATGAATTAGCTTCTGGAGAAAATGTTGTTTTTGCTGGAAGTGGTATTACAGATGGTTTGTTATTTAATGGAGTTAAATTTGAAAAGGACTGTACACGTACAAGCAGTCTTGTAATAAGCACTCTTGATAGTACAGCTCGTTTTACAAATACAGTTCATATTAAGGATGGTGCAAAGAGCATATCTTTGAGCTGA
- a CDS encoding glutamyl-tRNA reductase: MNIAVVGLSHRTAPVEVREKLSISDEHIEKSFCSLNATEQVLEVSILSTCNRLEIYALVKNQELGVSAIKEFLIDHSGLSKEDLFPHLFTFNQAEAVNHLMRVSGGLDSLVLGEGQILSQVKKMVRLGQDYKSIGPILNRLLTQAVSTGKKVRSDTNLGTGAVSISSAAVELAQLKLGQSLGKDQLMTLQSEKVAVIGAGRMSRLLIQHLQSKGCSKLTLLNRTLNRAESLAKDFPDLDVKCGLLDDLDKCIEFSTLIFTSTASNTPIINSELLSGFKRNNNLLRLIDIGVPRNIASDVSGLPGFEAYDVDDLQEVVARNQDARQQIAIEAQNLIDEEARVFLEWWASLEAVPTINRLRSNLESIRKEELQKALSRMGPDFSARERKVVEALSKGIINKILHTPVTNLRAPQPSSQRKESLKIVESLFELGVSENDQ; encoded by the coding sequence ATGAATATTGCTGTCGTTGGGCTTAGTCATAGGACAGCACCTGTTGAAGTCCGAGAGAAGTTAAGTATCTCTGATGAACATATAGAGAAATCTTTTTGTTCTTTGAACGCGACTGAACAAGTCCTTGAAGTTTCTATTCTTAGTACATGTAATCGGCTTGAGATATATGCGTTAGTTAAGAATCAAGAATTAGGAGTTTCTGCCATAAAGGAATTCTTGATTGATCATTCTGGTTTAAGTAAAGAAGATTTATTCCCTCATTTATTTACTTTTAATCAAGCAGAAGCTGTTAATCATTTAATGAGGGTTTCAGGTGGTTTAGATAGCTTGGTATTAGGAGAAGGCCAGATACTATCTCAAGTCAAAAAAATGGTGAGACTTGGGCAAGACTATAAATCTATTGGACCAATATTAAATCGATTACTTACCCAGGCTGTGAGTACAGGGAAAAAAGTTCGTTCAGATACTAATTTAGGAACTGGGGCAGTCTCTATAAGTTCAGCAGCAGTTGAACTCGCTCAATTGAAGCTTGGTCAATCGTTAGGGAAAGATCAATTGATGACACTTCAGTCTGAAAAAGTTGCAGTTATTGGCGCGGGACGAATGAGTCGATTGCTTATTCAGCATTTACAGTCAAAAGGTTGTTCAAAATTAACCCTTTTGAATAGAACTTTGAATAGAGCTGAGTCTCTTGCTAAGGATTTCCCTGATTTAGATGTTAAATGTGGGCTTTTAGATGATCTTGATAAATGTATTGAGTTTTCTACCTTGATTTTTACAAGTACTGCTTCCAATACGCCAATAATTAATTCAGAACTTTTGAGTGGATTCAAAAGAAACAATAATTTATTGAGGTTAATAGATATAGGTGTTCCAAGAAATATTGCTTCAGATGTATCAGGTTTGCCTGGTTTTGAAGCTTATGATGTAGATGATCTTCAAGAAGTTGTTGCTCGTAATCAAGATGCAAGACAACAGATAGCTATTGAAGCTCAGAACTTGATAGATGAGGAAGCAAGAGTCTTTTTAGAATGGTGGGCAAGTTTGGAAGCTGTACCCACTATTAATCGTTTAAGGTCTAACCTGGAATCGATAAGAAAAGAAGAGTTACAAAAAGCTTTAAGTAGAATGGGACCGGATTTTTCTGCTAGGGAACGCAAAGTTGTCGAAGCATTAAGTAAAGGAATTATTAATAAGATCCTTCATACACCTGTAACAAATCTAAGAGCTCCTCAGCCAAGCTCGCAAAGAAAGGAATCCTTGAAAATTGTTGAATCCCTTTTTGAGTTAGGTGTTTCAGAAAATGATCAATAA
- a CDS encoding glucose-1-phosphate adenylyltransferase, with the protein MKRVLAIILGGGKGSRLYPLTKMRAKPAVPLAGKYRLIDIPISNCINSNITKMYVLTQFNSASLNRHLAQTYNLSSPFAQGFVEVLAAQQTPESPSWFEGTADAVRKYQWLFQEWDVDEYLILSGDQLYRMDYSLFVEHHRETGADLTVAALPVDGAQAEGFGLMRTDNDGNIREFKEKPSGEALKAMAVDTSRFGLSPDSAKERPYLASMGIYVFSRSTLFDLLNKYPSYKDFGKEVIPEALSRGDALKSYVFDAYWEDIGTIGAFYESNLALTQQPTPPFSFYDEKFPIYTRARYLPPSKLVDAQITDSIVGEGSILKSCSIHHCVLGVRSRIESDVVLEDSLVMGSDFYESAEERIALRKGGGIPLGVGQGTTVKRAILDKNTRIGENVTIINKDRIEEADRADQGFYIRNGIVVVVKNASILDGTII; encoded by the coding sequence ATGAAGAGAGTACTGGCGATCATTCTTGGGGGGGGCAAAGGTTCCCGCCTTTATCCCTTAACTAAAATGAGGGCTAAACCTGCTGTACCTTTAGCGGGCAAATATCGCTTGATAGATATTCCAATAAGCAATTGTATTAATTCGAATATCACCAAGATGTACGTCTTGACTCAGTTCAACAGTGCTTCTCTTAATAGGCATCTTGCTCAGACATATAATCTTAGTTCTCCTTTTGCGCAAGGTTTTGTAGAAGTTTTAGCCGCGCAACAGACTCCCGAAAGTCCTTCATGGTTTGAAGGCACAGCCGATGCTGTAAGGAAATATCAATGGTTATTTCAAGAGTGGGATGTTGATGAGTATCTAATACTTTCTGGTGATCAACTTTATCGGATGGATTACAGTTTATTCGTAGAGCATCATCGTGAAACAGGCGCAGATTTAACAGTTGCAGCACTTCCAGTAGATGGAGCACAGGCAGAGGGTTTTGGGTTAATGCGAACTGACAATGATGGAAACATAAGAGAGTTTAAGGAGAAACCCTCTGGAGAAGCTCTTAAAGCAATGGCTGTAGATACTTCACGTTTTGGACTTTCTCCAGATTCTGCAAAAGAAAGACCATATCTTGCTTCTATGGGTATTTATGTCTTTAGCCGCTCTACGCTTTTTGATTTACTTAATAAGTACCCATCTTATAAAGACTTTGGGAAGGAAGTTATCCCAGAAGCCTTAAGTAGGGGTGATGCTCTAAAAAGCTATGTTTTTGATGCTTATTGGGAAGATATTGGGACTATTGGAGCCTTCTATGAATCTAATTTGGCTTTAACTCAACAGCCGACGCCTCCTTTCAGTTTCTATGATGAAAAATTCCCTATATATACTCGGGCAAGATATTTACCTCCTTCAAAATTAGTTGATGCTCAAATAACAGATTCCATTGTGGGAGAAGGATCTATTCTCAAATCTTGCAGTATTCATCATTGCGTTTTAGGCGTTAGAAGCAGAATTGAGAGTGATGTAGTTCTCGAAGATTCACTTGTTATGGGTTCAGATTTCTATGAATCAGCTGAAGAAAGAATTGCTTTAAGAAAAGGAGGTGGAATTCCTCTTGGAGTAGGTCAGGGAACGACCGTCAAAAGGGCGATTTTGGATAAGAATACACGAATTGGAGAGAATGTCACAATCATAAATAAAGATCGCATTGAGGAAGCTGATCGAGCTGATCAGGGCTTCTATATTCGCAATGGAATAGTTGTTGTTGTTAAAAACGCCAGCATTCTTGATGGAACGATTATCTAG
- the gndA gene encoding NADP-dependent phosphogluconate dehydrogenase, producing MSKAHFGLVGLGVMGENLVLNAERNGFSSVVYNRTYSKTEAFLNGKGLGKKISGASDLQDFVNKLERPRRILMMVKAGAATDAVIEQISPYLQEDDLLIDGGNALFSDTERRVLELESKSFGYIGMGVSGGAKGALEGPSMMPGGTKASYKAIENLLNKMAAQVDDGPCVTYIGPRGSGHFVKTVHNGIEYGIEQILSEGYDLMKRVCKMNCDEISDVFGIWNKTEELSSYLVEITEICLRTKDPTDGADLVEKIMDKAGQKGTGLWTVVSALQLGASVPTIYASLNGRVMSSMKSERVKAEKVFGKLSIERTDLGSPSNGMSPIMDAVVLSTIASYAQGMEILRLASEEYKYDLHMPSIAQIWKGGCIIRSTLLQRIQDAFNNEPQLTNLLMDPWFAEQIKNRLPGLTKTVAVAAQTGVPVPCFSSTLDYINSYRTARLPQNLVQAMRDCFGSHTYERIDKEGSFHTEWIN from the coding sequence ATGTCCAAGGCACATTTTGGTTTGGTTGGTCTTGGAGTAATGGGAGAAAATCTCGTCCTTAATGCTGAAAGGAATGGGTTCTCTAGCGTTGTTTATAATCGAACTTATTCAAAAACCGAGGCTTTTTTAAATGGTAAAGGCTTAGGGAAAAAAATATCTGGCGCCAGTGATCTTCAGGATTTTGTTAACAAATTAGAGAGGCCTAGAAGGATTTTGATGATGGTAAAAGCAGGAGCGGCGACCGATGCTGTTATCGAACAAATATCACCTTATTTGCAAGAAGATGACCTATTGATTGATGGAGGGAATGCATTGTTTTCAGATACTGAAAGAAGAGTCTTAGAACTTGAGAGTAAAAGTTTTGGTTATATAGGAATGGGTGTTTCAGGAGGGGCAAAGGGAGCCTTGGAAGGACCAAGCATGATGCCTGGTGGAACAAAAGCTTCTTATAAAGCAATAGAAAATCTTTTGAACAAAATGGCAGCTCAAGTAGATGATGGACCTTGTGTTACTTATATAGGTCCACGAGGTTCGGGCCATTTTGTTAAAACAGTACACAATGGAATTGAATATGGAATAGAACAGATACTTTCTGAAGGCTATGACTTGATGAAACGAGTCTGCAAAATGAATTGTGATGAGATTTCTGACGTTTTTGGTATTTGGAATAAAACAGAAGAATTATCTTCCTATCTTGTTGAAATTACAGAAATTTGTTTACGAACTAAGGATCCAACCGACGGAGCTGATCTTGTTGAGAAAATAATGGACAAAGCAGGTCAAAAAGGAACTGGATTATGGACAGTTGTAAGTGCCTTACAACTGGGGGCCTCGGTCCCTACCATTTACGCTTCTCTGAATGGGCGTGTAATGAGTTCTATGAAATCTGAGAGAGTCAAGGCGGAAAAAGTATTTGGCAAGCTATCTATCGAAAGAACTGACCTTGGCTCACCATCAAATGGAATGTCTCCAATAATGGATGCGGTTGTTTTGTCTACGATTGCGAGTTATGCACAAGGTATGGAAATTCTTCGTTTAGCTTCTGAAGAATATAAATATGATCTTCATATGCCTTCTATTGCTCAAATTTGGAAAGGAGGCTGCATCATACGTTCCACACTCTTGCAAAGAATACAAGATGCTTTTAATAACGAACCACAATTAACAAATCTACTAATGGATCCATGGTTTGCCGAACAAATTAAAAATAGATTGCCAGGGCTTACAAAAACAGTGGCTGTTGCCGCGCAGACTGGAGTTCCAGTTCCATGTTTTAGTAGCACTTTGGATTATATAAATAGTTATAGAACTGCTAGGTTGCCACAAAATCTAGTTCAGGCTATGCGTGATTGCTTTGGATCACATACTTATGAACGTATAGATAAAGAAGGTTCGTTTCATACTGAATGGATTAATTAA
- the pgl gene encoding 6-phosphogluconolactonase produces the protein MTVFNIHRAKDQVTLAQLTSEYVSKTIIAELKTKERFQIALSGGSTPCMAYSLLREENLPWNLVDVVLGDERWVSHQDESSNALMLRRTLMASGPGAKACFHPIPTTELNTPEDSVSEFSKVINHLCEGDPPRFDLILLGLGEDGHTASLFPNSQSLYVKGAYATIGQGKGQQRISLTAEVLCSAAKVIFLVSGESKQIALKRLLDPLESFERTPARLVKPDSEVIIFTDEAAAKLI, from the coding sequence ATGACTGTTTTCAATATTCATAGAGCTAAAGATCAAGTCACACTGGCTCAACTGACTAGTGAATATGTTAGTAAAACTATTATTGCTGAGCTTAAAACAAAGGAACGTTTCCAAATTGCTCTTTCTGGTGGCTCTACTCCATGTATGGCTTATTCACTTTTACGAGAAGAGAACTTACCTTGGAATCTTGTAGATGTGGTTTTGGGAGATGAGAGATGGGTCTCTCATCAAGATGAATCAAGCAATGCATTAATGCTTCGTAGAACATTAATGGCTTCTGGGCCAGGAGCGAAAGCTTGTTTTCATCCAATTCCAACGACAGAACTTAACACACCTGAAGATAGTGTTAGTGAATTCTCCAAAGTAATCAACCACTTATGCGAAGGGGATCCTCCTAGATTTGATTTAATACTCCTTGGCCTTGGTGAAGATGGACACACAGCTTCTTTGTTCCCAAATTCTCAATCTTTATATGTAAAAGGTGCTTATGCAACTATTGGTCAGGGGAAAGGGCAGCAACGTATATCACTTACAGCTGAAGTGCTTTGTTCTGCCGCAAAAGTTATATTTTTAGTTAGTGGAGAATCGAAGCAAATAGCTTTAAAGCGGTTATTGGATCCTTTAGAGTCATTTGAAAGAACTCCAGCACGACTAGTCAAGCCTGATTCTGAAGTGATAATTTTTACTGATGAAGCTGCAGCAAAACTTATTTGA
- a CDS encoding CIA30 family protein gives MVADALLIASSDEFSNWMTINDTIMGGSSTAVCQVTSKGLSLEGDLIEENGGFVSCRSPALSPPLDLSAFLGIQLDVEGQGRTLKFAISCGDGFTRVTDYLSGGLRWVAEFKTLKSGITQAKIPFDSFKPTIRARPVRLPIKFSANSISQFQLLHSKFGADGNSNLGFRAGKFLILIHSISAYS, from the coding sequence ATGGTTGCAGATGCTTTGTTGATTGCTAGTTCTGATGAGTTCTCTAATTGGATGACCATCAATGACACTATTATGGGTGGTTCAAGTACAGCAGTATGTCAAGTCACTTCTAAAGGGCTTAGCCTTGAAGGGGATTTGATTGAAGAGAATGGCGGTTTTGTTAGTTGTCGTTCCCCAGCGTTATCACCACCTTTAGATCTTTCTGCTTTTCTTGGCATACAACTAGATGTTGAAGGTCAGGGAAGAACATTGAAATTCGCTATTTCATGTGGTGATGGTTTTACGCGAGTTACAGATTATTTATCTGGAGGACTTAGATGGGTCGCTGAGTTCAAGACATTGAAGTCTGGGATTACTCAAGCAAAGATACCTTTTGACTCTTTTAAACCTACTATCAGGGCAAGACCTGTTCGATTGCCAATAAAGTTTAGTGCTAATTCAATTAGTCAGTTTCAACTTCTCCATTCTAAGTTTGGTGCTGATGGGAACTCAAACTTGGGATTTAGAGCTGGTAAATTTTTAATTCTTATTCATTCTATTAGTGCATATTCTTGA